A window of the Streptomyces griseochromogenes genome harbors these coding sequences:
- a CDS encoding nucleotidyltransferase family protein, which translates to MGFESSILDDLAALRSLSSLQPLYTMERSLAAIASLGAQAAGRFLETLRMRTLVMSRLAPYEDQPGVRQCMEVMRPKAESIRHMHKVLDANLGMLDRIARDAGLQFFAIKGLGARVTYSDPGVRDFSDLDVFVRTRAEASVLVRALRREFGYQYLKAELPWIKYDPSEELVYGQFPLVVPEGADDLLNVDIHFGDYSVRHSSRLGLTAHLPAGDPGLRVLAPEENLACVVNNAAGDYFVTAKDTNDLLMALTLAEFDVPRFAARLRRAGLEGFFGFIVDQLRAGTALTAAQEERLCRMPAVRTLEPVPDPREPDWTRRCRGTTVHAFGTGWRRGGFVSAVREAVDAYGYYRDRLALGAVPWQGPEDAAPFALNPWTCVRLVPVDIAEGLLAGRPGTAAAAPARPKALRIDPGIQRIDVPSGQYVRIEDETFLATVGYELPEQLISGARRVAAPSA; encoded by the coding sequence ATGGGCTTTGAGTCATCCATCCTGGACGATCTGGCGGCCTTGCGCAGCCTGTCCAGCCTGCAACCGCTGTACACCATGGAGCGGTCGCTGGCCGCCATCGCGTCGTTGGGAGCCCAGGCGGCGGGCCGCTTCCTGGAGACGCTGCGCATGCGCACGCTCGTGATGTCCAGGCTGGCGCCGTACGAGGACCAGCCGGGTGTGCGGCAGTGCATGGAGGTGATGCGGCCGAAGGCCGAGAGCATCCGGCACATGCACAAGGTGCTGGATGCCAATCTGGGCATGCTCGACCGGATCGCCCGTGACGCGGGACTCCAGTTCTTCGCGATCAAGGGCCTGGGCGCCCGCGTGACCTACTCCGACCCGGGTGTCCGGGACTTCAGCGACCTGGACGTGTTCGTCCGGACCCGGGCCGAGGCGAGTGTGCTGGTCCGTGCGCTGCGCCGGGAGTTCGGCTACCAGTACCTGAAGGCGGAGCTCCCCTGGATCAAGTACGACCCCAGTGAGGAACTCGTCTACGGCCAGTTCCCGCTGGTGGTCCCGGAGGGCGCGGACGACCTGCTGAACGTGGACATCCACTTCGGCGACTACTCGGTCCGGCACAGCAGCCGGCTGGGCCTGACCGCGCACCTGCCCGCCGGGGATCCGGGGCTGCGGGTGCTGGCCCCGGAGGAGAACCTCGCCTGTGTGGTGAACAACGCGGCCGGCGACTACTTCGTGACGGCCAAGGACACCAACGACCTCCTCATGGCGCTGACCCTTGCGGAGTTCGACGTCCCGCGCTTCGCCGCGCGGCTGCGCCGGGCCGGTCTGGAAGGGTTCTTCGGCTTCATCGTGGACCAGCTCCGGGCGGGTACGGCCCTGACCGCGGCGCAGGAGGAGCGGCTGTGCCGCATGCCCGCCGTGCGGACCCTGGAGCCGGTGCCCGATCCGCGGGAGCCGGACTGGACCCGGCGCTGCCGGGGAACCACGGTGCACGCCTTCGGGACGGGGTGGCGGCGGGGCGGGTTCGTCTCCGCGGTACGGGAGGCCGTCGACGCCTACGGTTACTACCGGGACCGGCTCGCGCTCGGTGCGGTGCCGTGGCAGGGCCCGGAAGACGCCGCTCCGTTCGCCCTGAACCCGTGGACCTGTGTCCGTCTGGTGCCCGTGGACATCGCCGAGGGCCTCCTCGCCGGCCGGCCCGGCACAGCCGCGGCAGCGCCCGCGCGTCCCAAGGCGCTGAGGATCGACCCCGGCATTCAGCGGATCGACGTCCCGTCGGGGCAGTACGTCCGGATCGAGGACGAGACCTTCCTGGCGACGGTCGGCTACGAGCTGCCCGAGCAGCTCATCTCCGGGGCCCGCCGGGTCGCGGCGCCCTCCGCATGA
- a CDS encoding ATP-dependent 6-phosphofructokinase: MRIGVLTAGGDCPGLNAVIRSVVHRAVAQYGDEVIGFEDGYRGLLDRHYRSLDLDAVSGILARGGTILGSSRLERDRLREACEGAADMVEEFGIDALIPIGGEGTLTAARMLSDAGLPVVGVPKTIDNDISSTDRTFGFDTAVGVATEAMDRLKTTAESHQRVMVVEVMGRHAGWIALESGMSAGAHGICLPERPFDPADLVKMVEERFARGKKFAVVCVAEGAHPVEGTMDYGKGEIDQYGHERFQGIGTALAYELERRLGKEAKPVILGHVQRGGVPTAYDRVLATRFGWHAVEAAHRGDFGRMTALRGTDVVMVPLAEAVTELKTVPKDRMDEAESVF; encoded by the coding sequence ATGCGCATCGGAGTTCTCACCGCAGGCGGCGACTGCCCCGGCCTGAACGCCGTGATCCGGTCGGTGGTGCACCGGGCGGTGGCGCAGTACGGCGACGAGGTCATCGGCTTCGAGGACGGCTACCGGGGTCTGCTCGACCGTCACTACCGCTCCCTCGACCTGGACGCGGTCAGCGGCATCCTGGCCCGCGGCGGCACCATCCTCGGCTCCTCCCGTCTGGAGCGCGACCGGCTGCGCGAGGCCTGCGAAGGCGCCGCCGACATGGTCGAGGAGTTCGGCATCGACGCGCTGATCCCGATCGGCGGCGAGGGCACCCTGACCGCGGCCCGCATGCTCTCCGACGCCGGCCTGCCGGTCGTCGGCGTCCCGAAGACCATCGACAACGACATCTCCTCCACCGACCGCACCTTCGGCTTCGACACCGCGGTCGGTGTCGCCACCGAGGCCATGGACCGCCTGAAGACGACGGCCGAGTCGCACCAGCGCGTGATGGTCGTCGAGGTCATGGGCCGGCACGCCGGCTGGATCGCCCTGGAGTCCGGCATGTCCGCCGGCGCCCACGGCATCTGCCTGCCCGAGCGTCCCTTCGACCCCGCCGACCTGGTCAAGATGGTCGAGGAGCGCTTCGCCCGCGGCAAGAAGTTCGCGGTCGTCTGCGTCGCCGAGGGCGCCCACCCCGTCGAGGGCACCATGGACTACGGCAAGGGCGAGATCGACCAGTACGGCCACGAGCGCTTCCAGGGCATCGGCACCGCGCTCGCCTACGAGCTGGAGCGGCGCCTCGGCAAGGAGGCCAAGCCGGTCATCCTCGGCCACGTCCAGCGCGGCGGCGTCCCGACCGCCTACGACCGCGTCCTCGCCACCCGCTTCGGCTGGCACGCGGTCGAGGCCGCGCACCGCGGCGACTTCGGCAGGATGACCGCACTGCGCGGCACCGACGTCGTGATGGTGCCGCTCGCGGAGGCGGTCACCGAGCTGAAGACGGTCCCCAAGGACCGGATGGACGAGGCGGAGTCGGTCTTCTAG
- a CDS encoding carbohydrate ABC transporter permease produces MRPHRRISRALPVAPALVLLLLFLAGPIAYCVYIAFTDLQLTGQAHSSFVGFANFRRALRDDAFLNAVWLTLVFTVLSSLVGQNTLGLALAALMKRASKPVRTLTGGVVITAWVLPEVVAGFLLYAFFRREGTLNAILHWLHLPRQNWLFTLPILAVSFANVWRGTAFSMLVYSAALDEIPSEITEAAEVDGAGGWRRLWHITLPMIRRSIGTNLMLNTLQTLSVFGLIWVMTRGGPGDKSQTLPLFMYEQAFQNSMIGYGTAVALLLLLVGSLFSVVYLRLLRTEV; encoded by the coding sequence ATGAGGCCGCACCGGCGGATCAGCAGGGCCCTGCCCGTCGCCCCTGCCCTGGTCCTGCTGCTCCTCTTCCTCGCCGGCCCCATCGCCTACTGCGTCTACATCGCCTTCACCGATCTGCAGCTCACCGGCCAGGCGCACTCCTCGTTCGTCGGCTTCGCCAACTTCCGCAGGGCGTTGCGGGACGACGCGTTCCTGAACGCCGTCTGGCTGACCCTGGTGTTCACCGTGCTGTCCTCGCTGGTCGGGCAGAACACGCTGGGGCTGGCCCTCGCGGCGCTGATGAAGCGCGCCTCCAAGCCCGTGCGCACCCTGACGGGCGGGGTCGTGATCACCGCCTGGGTGCTGCCGGAGGTCGTCGCGGGCTTTCTGCTGTACGCGTTCTTCCGGCGTGAGGGGACCCTGAACGCCATCCTGCACTGGCTCCATCTCCCGCGGCAGAACTGGCTGTTCACCCTGCCCATCCTCGCCGTCTCCTTCGCCAACGTCTGGCGCGGTACGGCGTTCTCGATGCTCGTCTACTCCGCCGCGCTGGACGAGATCCCGAGCGAGATCACGGAGGCCGCCGAGGTGGACGGGGCGGGCGGGTGGCGGCGGCTGTGGCACATCACCCTGCCGATGATCCGCCGGTCGATCGGCACCAACCTCATGCTGAACACCCTGCAGACGCTCTCCGTGTTCGGGCTGATCTGGGTGATGACCAGGGGCGGGCCCGGCGACAAGAGCCAGACCCTGCCGCTGTTCATGTACGAACAGGCCTTCCAGAACAGCATGATCGGGTACGGCACCGCCGTCGCCCTGCTCCTGCTGCTCGTCGGCTCCCTGTTCTCCGTCGTCTATCTGCGTCTGCTGCGGACGGAGGTGTAG
- a CDS encoding CYTH domain-containing protein has product MIYEIERKFLVHGFVPPASATAQRVQQGYAAITEDGTEVRVRRASGRHTLTVKHGLGLTRVEVEREISAEEFDALWPATEAARLTKDRYRIPDGPHTVVVDVYGGALSGLCTAEVEFPTAEHARRYAPPAWLGEEVTGVAAYLNQSLAAHGTPRHEKTTRTHHHGL; this is encoded by the coding sequence ATGATCTACGAGATTGAGCGGAAGTTCCTCGTTCACGGCTTCGTGCCGCCCGCGAGCGCGACCGCGCAACGCGTCCAGCAGGGGTACGCCGCCATCACCGAGGACGGCACCGAGGTACGGGTGCGACGGGCCTCCGGCCGGCACACCCTGACGGTCAAACACGGACTCGGCCTCACACGGGTGGAGGTGGAGCGGGAGATCAGCGCCGAGGAGTTCGACGCGCTGTGGCCCGCGACCGAGGCGGCGCGGCTCACCAAGGACCGCTACCGGATCCCGGACGGGCCGCACACGGTCGTCGTCGACGTGTACGGCGGTGCGCTCAGCGGCCTGTGCACCGCCGAGGTCGAGTTCCCCACCGCCGAACACGCGCGGCGGTACGCGCCGCCCGCCTGGCTGGGCGAGGAAGTCACCGGAGTGGCCGCTTACCTCAACCAGTCGCTGGCCGCACACGGAACGCCCCGGCACGAGAAGACGACGAGGACACACCATCATGGGCTTTGA
- a CDS encoding DNA-binding protein: MRQPSAPPFNAPAARRLRAALGMGPEHVAYGMRASYGLPYVTPDLVIAWERGVTAPSNPELTALAGVLWCSPGELLGRPRSLREHRITRAVAPEDVAHAVGMDLRAYLRAEESEQWPGSERQSAALARVLELALPDFVAVTGREAKLAELLHSAVTTRWQAYVRPVMKVAPLDKAVVEDVLQELHKDYQGHMAATLSWGGGSSGASESGRDFLDRIVENFWAAVESGDG, encoded by the coding sequence GTGCGCCAACCCTCAGCTCCCCCGTTCAACGCCCCGGCCGCCCGCAGGCTCCGCGCCGCCCTCGGCATGGGGCCCGAGCACGTCGCCTACGGCATGCGTGCCTCGTACGGGCTGCCGTACGTCACCCCGGACCTCGTCATCGCCTGGGAACGCGGGGTCACCGCCCCCAGCAACCCCGAACTCACCGCCCTCGCCGGCGTGTTGTGGTGTTCGCCGGGAGAACTCCTCGGCCGGCCCCGGAGCCTGCGCGAACACCGGATCACCCGGGCCGTCGCACCCGAGGACGTCGCCCACGCCGTCGGCATGGACCTGCGGGCGTACCTGCGGGCGGAGGAGAGCGAGCAGTGGCCGGGGAGCGAACGTCAGTCGGCCGCGCTCGCGCGTGTACTGGAGCTGGCCCTGCCCGACTTCGTCGCCGTCACGGGCCGCGAGGCGAAACTCGCCGAACTGCTGCACAGCGCCGTGACCACCCGCTGGCAGGCCTATGTGCGACCGGTGATGAAGGTGGCGCCCCTGGACAAAGCCGTCGTGGAGGACGTGCTGCAGGAGCTACACAAGGACTACCAGGGGCACATGGCCGCCACCCTGAGCTGGGGTGGCGGCAGCAGCGGTGCCAGTGAGTCCGGGCGGGACTTCCTCGACCGGATCGTCGAGAACTTCTGGGCGGCCGTCGAGAGCGGGGACGGCTAG
- a CDS encoding extracellular solute-binding protein, translating to MPVRPTAALTTLLTAALAATALTACGNGSGSSPNTLKVSYKQSTDNSIKVMDTYLAGIKKQFEKKYPGKKVEFVPIKAPDSEYYTKLQQMLRSPRTAPDLVYEDTFLINSDITSGYLKPLDPYLAKWPDWQRFIGTAKNSAKGADGKTYGVPDGTDTRGLWFDRRVFAKAGLPADWQPRTWDDVLAAARTIKKRVPGVTPLNVYTGKPAGERATMQGFEMLLYGTGDGTSDPLYDSGGKKWIAGSQGFEDSLKFVETVYKEKLGPDVSDALDPNFATTVNGELLPQGKLGIDLDGSWLPQAWLPGSGHEWKDWSKRLGLAYMPTQHGQAPGKVSMSGGWTWAVPAKAAHPDLAFDFVRTLQTKDNARAWYVADSGISVREDVAEDPAYATAQPGIKFFTDLVASTHYRPAYPAYPKVSTAVQEAMEGVTTGDQSAEKAASGYDATLKDVTDGQVIRK from the coding sequence ATGCCCGTGCGCCCCACCGCCGCCCTCACCACCCTCCTCACCGCCGCTCTCGCCGCCACCGCCCTCACCGCCTGCGGCAACGGATCCGGCAGCAGTCCGAACACCCTCAAGGTCTCCTACAAGCAGTCGACCGACAACTCCATCAAGGTGATGGACACCTATCTCGCCGGCATCAAGAAGCAGTTCGAGAAGAAGTACCCCGGCAAGAAGGTGGAGTTCGTCCCGATCAAGGCACCGGACTCGGAGTACTACACCAAGCTGCAGCAGATGCTGCGCTCGCCGAGGACCGCGCCGGACCTGGTCTACGAGGACACCTTCCTCATCAACTCGGACATCACGAGCGGCTACTTGAAGCCCCTCGACCCCTACCTCGCCAAGTGGCCGGACTGGCAGCGGTTCATCGGCACCGCCAAGAACTCCGCCAAGGGCGCGGACGGGAAGACGTACGGCGTCCCGGACGGCACCGACACCCGGGGGCTGTGGTTCGACAGGCGCGTCTTCGCGAAGGCCGGCCTGCCCGCCGACTGGCAGCCCAGAACCTGGGACGACGTCCTCGCCGCCGCCCGGACCATCAAGAAGAGGGTCCCGGGCGTCACCCCCCTCAACGTCTACACCGGCAAACCGGCGGGTGAGCGGGCCACCATGCAGGGGTTCGAAATGCTCCTGTACGGCACCGGTGACGGGACGTCGGACCCCCTGTACGACAGCGGCGGCAAGAAGTGGATCGCCGGGAGCCAGGGCTTCGAGGACTCGCTGAAGTTCGTCGAAACCGTGTACAAGGAGAAGCTCGGCCCCGACGTCTCCGACGCCCTCGATCCCAACTTCGCCACCACCGTCAACGGCGAGCTGCTCCCCCAGGGCAAGCTCGGCATCGACCTCGACGGCTCCTGGCTCCCGCAGGCCTGGCTGCCGGGCAGCGGGCACGAGTGGAAGGACTGGTCCAAGCGGCTCGGACTGGCCTACATGCCCACCCAGCACGGCCAGGCCCCCGGCAAGGTGAGCATGTCCGGCGGCTGGACCTGGGCCGTCCCGGCCAAGGCGGCCCATCCCGACCTCGCCTTCGACTTCGTCAGGACCCTGCAGACGAAGGACAACGCCCGCGCCTGGTACGTCGCCGACTCCGGGATCTCCGTACGCGAGGACGTGGCGGAGGACCCGGCGTACGCGACCGCCCAGCCCGGCATCAAGTTCTTCACCGATCTGGTCGCGAGCACGCATTACCGGCCCGCCTATCCCGCGTACCCGAAGGTGTCGACCGCCGTCCAGGAGGCCATGGAGGGAGTGACCACCGGTGATCAGTCCGCCGAGAAGGCGGCGAGCGGCTACGACGCCACACTGAAGGACGTCACCGACGGCCAAGTGATCCGGAAATGA
- a CDS encoding carbohydrate ABC transporter permease gives MSRSRPSRRLAADAELIAVALAFALPLAWVLLSCVDPHPDLKVKVPDGLTFGNFDAVLTPDILYTPLLNSLILCGGATALTVVCAALAAYPLSRFRSRLNRPFLLTILFATSLPITAIMVPVYALFVRVDLIDTPQGTIFFFAASQLPFAIWLMKNFMDGVPKELEEAAWTDGASSLQSLVRIVLPLMGPGLAVVTVFSFVMMWGNFFVPFMLLLTPDQMPASVSINEFFGNRGMVAYGQLAAFSVIYSTPVILLYVLVARRLGGGFALGGAVKG, from the coding sequence ATGTCCCGCAGCCGTCCCTCCCGCCGGCTCGCCGCCGATGCCGAGCTGATCGCCGTGGCCCTCGCCTTCGCGCTGCCGCTCGCCTGGGTGCTGCTGTCCTGCGTGGACCCGCACCCCGATCTGAAGGTCAAGGTTCCCGACGGGCTCACCTTCGGCAACTTCGACGCGGTCCTGACCCCGGACATCCTGTACACCCCGCTGCTCAACAGCTTGATCCTGTGCGGGGGAGCCACCGCGCTGACCGTCGTCTGCGCGGCCCTCGCCGCCTATCCGCTGTCCCGTTTCCGGTCCCGGCTGAACCGGCCGTTCCTGCTGACGATCCTGTTCGCGACGAGTCTGCCGATCACCGCGATCATGGTGCCGGTCTACGCGCTGTTCGTCCGCGTGGATCTGATCGACACCCCGCAGGGGACGATCTTCTTCTTCGCCGCCTCCCAGCTGCCCTTCGCCATCTGGCTGATGAAGAACTTCATGGACGGGGTCCCGAAGGAGCTGGAGGAGGCGGCCTGGACGGACGGGGCATCGTCGCTGCAGTCCCTCGTGCGGATCGTGCTGCCGCTGATGGGGCCGGGCCTCGCCGTCGTCACCGTGTTCTCGTTCGTGATGATGTGGGGGAACTTCTTCGTCCCCTTCATGCTCCTGCTCACGCCGGACCAGATGCCGGCCTCGGTCAGCATCAACGAGTTCTTCGGCAACCGGGGGATGGTGGCGTACGGGCAGCTCGCCGCCTTCTCGGTGATCTACTCGACGCCGGTGATCCTGTTGTACGTGCTGGTGGCGCGGCGGCTGGGGGGTGGGTTCGCGCTGGGCGGGGCGGTCAAGGGATGA
- a CDS encoding class I SAM-dependent methyltransferase: MFDYLSRTLAAYEHSPLKYETATRGMIPDRELDRFTSMLPEETGPVLDAGCAFGRDTALLADRGVTVIGIDLSDSFLSRARELHPRLDFRRMDVCALDFPGRSFAGVWCQATLLHLRDDHVRVALSEFHRVLRPGGALFVSFKEGEGEEEFVESFSADAARFFRYQTADRVHGLLADAGFVRPVVRAVNERERYGEGHRDLTWLTAYAHKTS, encoded by the coding sequence GTGTTTGACTATCTCTCGCGGACTCTCGCCGCCTACGAGCACAGCCCCCTCAAGTACGAGACGGCCACGCGGGGCATGATTCCGGACAGGGAACTCGACCGGTTCACCTCGATGCTGCCGGAAGAGACGGGACCCGTTCTGGACGCCGGGTGTGCTTTCGGCCGTGACACGGCTCTCCTTGCCGACCGGGGTGTGACGGTGATCGGCATCGACCTCAGCGACTCCTTTCTCTCCCGGGCCCGTGAACTGCATCCGCGACTCGACTTCCGGCGCATGGATGTGTGCGCACTGGACTTCCCCGGGCGGAGCTTCGCAGGCGTCTGGTGCCAGGCGACGCTTCTCCACCTCAGGGACGACCATGTGCGGGTGGCCCTGTCCGAGTTCCATCGCGTGCTCCGGCCCGGCGGAGCCCTCTTCGTCAGCTTCAAGGAGGGCGAGGGAGAGGAGGAATTCGTGGAGTCCTTCAGCGCGGACGCGGCCCGGTTCTTCCGCTACCAGACAGCCGACCGGGTCCACGGCCTGCTGGCCGATGCCGGGTTCGTCCGGCCCGTGGTCCGCGCGGTCAACGAACGCGAGCGGTACGGCGAGGGCCATCGCGATCTCACCTGGCTGACGGCCTACGCGCACAAGACCTCCTGA
- a CDS encoding HAD family hydrolase codes for MDKERHHPVPVPVELVIFDCDGVLVDSERIAVRIHTRLGAEFGWPLGPSEVVDLFMGKSAASIRTIIADRLGEATATAWDEEFHRRLRDAFETGLRPVDGVVEALDRLRLPICVASSGTHAKLRHSLRHVGLYERFAGRVFSAGDVSRGKPAPDLFLHAAARVGVAPEACAVVEDSGFGVQAARAAGMRCFGYGGGLTPPERLRQAGAVVFDDMRELPRLLAGAGAGTRSDDDLRD; via the coding sequence ATGGACAAGGAACGACACCACCCGGTGCCCGTCCCCGTCGAACTGGTCATCTTCGACTGCGACGGGGTGCTGGTCGACAGTGAGCGCATCGCGGTCCGGATCCACACCCGGCTCGGCGCCGAGTTCGGCTGGCCCCTCGGTCCGTCGGAGGTCGTGGACCTCTTCATGGGGAAGTCGGCGGCGTCGATCAGGACCATCATCGCCGACCGGCTCGGGGAGGCCACCGCGACCGCGTGGGACGAGGAGTTCCACCGCCGGTTGAGGGACGCCTTCGAGACCGGACTGCGCCCGGTGGACGGAGTGGTCGAGGCCCTCGACCGGCTTCGGCTGCCCATCTGTGTGGCATCCAGCGGCACCCACGCCAAACTGCGCCACTCGCTGCGCCACGTGGGTCTGTACGAGCGCTTCGCGGGCCGTGTCTTCAGCGCCGGCGACGTGTCCCGGGGCAAGCCTGCGCCGGACCTGTTCCTGCACGCGGCGGCGCGGGTGGGAGTGGCGCCCGAAGCCTGCGCCGTGGTGGAGGACAGCGGTTTCGGGGTGCAGGCGGCCCGTGCCGCCGGAATGCGCTGCTTCGGATACGGCGGCGGGCTGACGCCACCGGAGCGCCTGCGGCAGGCGGGCGCCGTGGTGTTCGACGACATGCGGGAGCTGCCCCGGCTGCTGGCCGGGGCCGGCGCCGGCACAAGGAGCGACGATGATCTACGAGATTGA
- a CDS encoding aminotransferase class I/II-fold pyridoxal phosphate-dependent enzyme, giving the protein MMLDLSGPPRPWPQGLVRRFAEAHDRSLNRPGCWDTPPPQGDPALRAALEELFAAPAERTVITGGVRQFAGAWSGRTRTTLVERPGFADIETVLSGACAVRPVFWEELPGAARGHAEPVTVWVTSPQRNPDGRSLNDAERAALAALAGEGHQVVVNQVYRWFAPPENPPAGCWSVTSLAKLCGGGSRIGWAVMPEGEELPTPLRAGGPATVWQRTWAGFLDGRTLAALRQGCVEPTLEARRAFTGRLGELLGWRFTGGGMSLVLHWRGASEECVTARFAEQGLKVGPGSAFDAAEGSVRLAFTGLDAREAALAADRVARLAAVAGGELAPVGHSPGG; this is encoded by the coding sequence ATGATGCTGGATCTCTCCGGTCCGCCCCGCCCGTGGCCGCAGGGCCTGGTCCGCCGGTTCGCCGAGGCCCACGACCGTTCGCTGAACCGGCCGGGGTGCTGGGACACGCCGCCGCCCCAGGGCGATCCGGCCCTGCGGGCGGCGCTGGAGGAGCTGTTCGCCGCCCCGGCGGAGCGCACGGTGATCACCGGCGGGGTACGCCAGTTCGCCGGTGCGTGGTCGGGGCGTACCCGCACCACGCTGGTGGAGCGGCCCGGCTTCGCCGACATCGAGACGGTCCTGTCCGGAGCCTGTGCGGTACGTCCCGTGTTCTGGGAGGAGCTGCCCGGCGCGGCACGCGGCCACGCCGAACCGGTCACGGTGTGGGTGACCAGCCCGCAGCGCAATCCGGACGGGCGGTCGCTGAACGACGCCGAGCGGGCGGCCCTGGCGGCGTTGGCCGGTGAAGGCCACCAGGTGGTGGTCAACCAGGTCTATCGATGGTTCGCCCCTCCCGAGAACCCGCCTGCCGGCTGCTGGTCGGTCACATCGCTGGCCAAGCTGTGCGGTGGCGGCAGCCGCATCGGCTGGGCCGTCATGCCGGAGGGCGAGGAGCTGCCGACGCCCCTGCGCGCGGGCGGGCCCGCCACCGTCTGGCAGCGGACCTGGGCCGGCTTCCTGGACGGGCGCACGCTCGCCGCGCTGCGCCAGGGGTGTGTGGAACCCACGCTGGAGGCCCGGCGGGCCTTCACCGGCCGTCTCGGTGAGCTGCTCGGATGGCGGTTCACGGGCGGAGGCATGTCACTGGTGCTGCACTGGCGGGGTGCCTCCGAGGAATGCGTGACGGCCCGGTTCGCCGAACAGGGACTGAAGGTGGGACCGGGTTCCGCCTTCGACGCGGCGGAGGGATCGGTGCGCCTGGCGTTCACCGGCCTCGACGCGCGGGAAGCCGCGCTGGCCGCCGACCGGGTGGCCCGGCTGGCGGCCGTCGCCGGAGGAGAACTCGCGCCCGTCGGGCACTCCCCCGGGGGCTGA